One Parachlamydia sp. AcF125 DNA segment encodes these proteins:
- a CDS encoding polysaccharide deacetylase family protein: MKVFFRNDDLGWDRERFQKLLNLFASHHTKLNVAAIPTSCLELYLPKTFAEYQGLLQIHTHGYAHVNRIQIGKRCEFDETRSCEEVEKEMQAGKTILEKLFPNLYFPAFTPPWNNLPDKFVPALLKTGYKILSRSDVSHTTPALDIQNLDVSLSLHSSKRKLYIPHTFILDEIKKREGSLQPYGILLHHAMMDDLDFSFLDLLLKKFQERRITAYFFSELQT, from the coding sequence ATGAAAGTTTTCTTCCGCAATGATGATTTAGGATGGGATCGAGAACGGTTTCAAAAGCTGCTCAATCTTTTTGCTTCCCACCACACTAAGCTTAATGTAGCAGCGATTCCCACAAGCTGCCTAGAACTTTATCTGCCCAAAACCTTCGCAGAATATCAAGGTCTCCTCCAGATCCATACACACGGTTATGCACATGTCAACCGCATTCAAATCGGTAAACGGTGCGAATTTGATGAAACACGCTCATGCGAAGAGGTGGAAAAAGAAATGCAAGCGGGGAAAACAATTTTGGAAAAATTATTTCCAAACCTTTATTTTCCAGCTTTTACGCCTCCTTGGAACAATTTGCCAGACAAATTTGTACCGGCCTTGCTTAAAACAGGCTATAAAATTTTATCGAGAAGCGATGTTTCTCATACAACGCCTGCCTTAGATATCCAAAATCTGGATGTTTCACTGAGCCTACATTCGAGCAAGCGCAAGCTCTATATCCCCCATACCTTTATCTTAGATGAAATAAAAAAAAGAGAAGGCTCCTTACAACCTTACGGTATCCTCTTACACCATGCGATGATGGATGATTTAGACTTTTCTTTTCTCGATCTGCTACTCAAAAAATTT
- a CDS encoding glycosyltransferase: MKGLFWCQYVLGIGHLVRGLRLCQALTKHFDIDFFQGGREVYLSFESPRFKKCILPAVSNNDQEPIVGVLASKRNIFNTFEVRRRLIRSFLEKTEEPYSFFFTDSFPLGKLAFTEEILEIIDILKKANPTCLVISSVNDVSSNLGGNCKEAVDILHAYYDRLFIHSDPNFIRLEETSSVARESQHMITYTGYVATPPPEKIFHEKTKQILISAGGGGVCEELLRAVAQVTIYFPDYEFWFVLGPNSPKTLDQDLKMMQKMLHPSNIRISHFLPNFTEHLSRSALLITLGGSTLADMCQTRTPGLVYPYISPKTREQPFRAEKFAEKGVVTMLSKEDLKPERLTKLIRDRIAAPFPDIQINANGAENTANLLIELLRKNESFLPQ, from the coding sequence GTGAAAGGGCTTTTTTGGTGTCAATATGTCTTAGGAATTGGGCACCTCGTCCGTGGCCTACGCCTCTGTCAGGCACTCACCAAACATTTTGACATCGATTTTTTTCAAGGGGGAAGAGAGGTCTACTTATCTTTTGAATCTCCCCGTTTTAAAAAATGCATTCTCCCTGCAGTTTCAAATAACGATCAAGAACCGATTGTAGGAGTGCTCGCTTCTAAACGCAATATCTTCAACACTTTTGAAGTAAGGAGACGTTTAATTCGCTCCTTTCTTGAAAAAACGGAAGAGCCCTACTCTTTTTTTTTCACCGATTCCTTTCCTTTGGGAAAGCTCGCCTTCACTGAAGAGATCTTGGAAATTATAGACATTCTCAAAAAAGCTAATCCAACTTGCTTAGTGATTAGCTCAGTGAATGATGTCAGCTCTAATCTAGGGGGAAACTGTAAAGAAGCTGTGGATATTTTACACGCTTACTACGATCGCTTATTTATTCACTCTGACCCCAATTTTATCCGTCTGGAAGAAACCTCAAGTGTCGCTCGCGAATCCCAACATATGATCACTTATACAGGCTATGTCGCCACTCCTCCCCCTGAAAAGATTTTCCACGAAAAAACTAAGCAAATTTTAATTTCAGCAGGCGGCGGCGGAGTATGTGAGGAGCTCTTACGCGCAGTTGCCCAAGTGACCATTTACTTTCCTGATTACGAATTTTGGTTTGTGCTAGGTCCTAATTCTCCCAAAACATTGGATCAAGACTTAAAAATGATGCAAAAAATGCTTCATCCTTCCAATATCCGGATTTCCCATTTTCTACCCAACTTCACAGAGCACTTAAGCCGGAGTGCTTTGCTCATCACCCTTGGGGGAAGTACTTTAGCTGATATGTGCCAAACTAGGACACCTGGACTTGTTTATCCTTACATCTCTCCAAAAACTCGCGAACAACCTTTTCGTGCCGAAAAATTTGCTGAAAAAGGGGTTGTGACAATGCTCAGTAAGGAAGATCTAAAGCCGGAAAGATTGACTAAGTTAATTCGGGATCGTATCGCCGCCCCTTTTCCTGATATCCAAATTAACGCAAATGGAGCCGAAAATACCGCTAATCTATTAATTGAGCTTTTAAGAAAAAATGAAAGTTTTCTTCCGCAATGA
- a CDS encoding VIT1/CCC1 transporter family protein produces MPDNQPPSHFRGKDALDHVVEAQAQGLIASAEIHGVEMPGYLSAAIDAARETALVLLLIEIVLFKNGFYLATAWKLLLIFALAWALWKVGRSAWLGWSRLERLHRVLKQEKWEIEHNRAQEKKELKDLYAAKGFEGQLLEDVVDVLMADGDRLLRVMVEEELGLSLAKTEHPLMQGLGALIGVVLSAMFCLLAEWFAPQYGLIWGSFIVGGVTSAYAAHQIGNRYIPAMIWNLGLFCLSAGFVYFLIPYVLGP; encoded by the coding sequence ATGCCAGATAATCAGCCTCCCTCCCATTTTAGAGGAAAAGATGCACTTGATCATGTAGTGGAAGCCCAAGCTCAAGGCCTGATAGCTTCTGCTGAAATTCATGGGGTAGAAATGCCTGGATATTTATCAGCAGCCATAGATGCCGCAAGAGAAACAGCTCTTGTGCTTCTCCTGATCGAAATTGTGTTATTTAAAAATGGATTTTATCTAGCAACAGCTTGGAAGTTACTGCTCATTTTTGCTTTAGCTTGGGCCCTTTGGAAAGTTGGGCGGAGCGCTTGGTTGGGATGGTCAAGATTGGAGCGTTTACATCGCGTGCTCAAACAAGAAAAATGGGAGATTGAACACAATCGGGCTCAAGAAAAGAAAGAGCTTAAAGACTTATATGCCGCAAAAGGATTTGAAGGGCAATTATTGGAAGATGTGGTGGATGTATTAATGGCTGATGGCGACCGTCTTTTACGGGTGATGGTAGAAGAAGAGCTTGGTTTATCGTTAGCAAAAACGGAACATCCTTTAATGCAAGGACTAGGCGCCTTAATTGGGGTTGTTCTCAGCGCGATGTTTTGTTTACTGGCAGAATGGTTTGCACCTCAATATGGCTTAATTTGGGGAAGTTTTATTGTGGGCGGGGTCACTTCAGCTTACGCTGCCCATCAAATTGGCAATCGCTATATCCCCGCTATGATTTGGAATTTAGGTCTATTTTGTTTAAGTGCTGGCTTCGTCTATTTTCTAATCCCCTATGTTCTAGGTCCATAA